TCTGCTTCTCATAAAAGAGTTTATACTTTTTCTCTTCGTAAAGGAGGGTCTGATTGGCGGATTGCTCATGAGACAGGCTTTGTGCAAATGCTAATCTGCTATGAGAATTTTTTATTTACATAGTCAAATTAGGTATTAAAATTGAAAAAAGAGGATTGATGATTTTTTCGTACCCAGTCTTTTTAGAGTTGTTCAAAAAACTGTTACCATTAAGAAGGGGGTGGATCCACTTCGCTTAGTTCATCATGCTTGATGTATTAGAGCTTCAATCCTGCAGGGTAACCCTTCCGGATTGCTCTCCCGTGTGCATATTCAGGCAGAGAGCAAGGCTAAAGCCTTGCCCTACCTTTTGATAAGAGATAAAAGGAACCGAGCGAAATGAATCCACCAAACTGAAACTGAATTTAGTGGTTCGTTTTAATACCCGCCACTTTTACGTTGCGGTGTGGTTTCTGTCTGTGTATAGGAGTCAGGATCTTTTTTGAATGTTTTCTTGCACTGTTCTGAACAGAAATAGTAAGTTTCTCCGTCATGCTCTTCTGACGGTGCCTTTTTTATATTGCTTACTTCCATATTACATACAGGATCTTTAGCAGCCCCGCTTTCTTCACTTTCCATCCCTGCTTTTGTTTGAATTATGTATCCATTTGACTCATAGCGGTTCTGTTTACTCTCAGCTTCATAAATCCCGTATGCCCATGTAACCGTACTCATATAAGCGCCACCGAAAACTATAACAAAAACCGGTATTAAAGTTCTTCGTAAGATAGTATTCATCGTGTAGCCTCCTCTTAAAAATTATTAAAGATTTAAATAACCTTTGCATTGTAATTGGAGAGCAAATTATATACCAACCATAAAGGTAAATTCACGTTACTACAGTATTCAACAATATGTCAAATAGAATTAGTGGATCAAATAGCATGCATTATTATTAATAAGAGTATATTCCCTGTATTCGGCTCCCTGTCTTATAGATTTTTATTTTGTACTTGTTAAGCATTATGCTACAATCTGGCACTTACTATGCTCACTTACCATTGACCATTATAAAAATTATCAAAGTGTGAAGATATCAACGATAATTCTTACGGTAACTGCGATTATAGGCGCATTTGCACTTGGAGTAGTTACTCAGGTACTCTGGCCATCAGAAAAGGTTAACGCACTCTGGCTTATTATTGCCGCCGCATGTTTCTTCATAATATCGTATCGTCTGTATGGCGCATTTCTTGCAGCAAAGGTGCTGAGTCTCGATGATAGAAGAATACCCCCTTCAAAAAGATTAAGAGACGGCAGGGACTATCACCCTACTCACAAATGGGTACTGTTTGGTCATCATTTCGCAGCAATTGCAGGGGCTGGTCCATTGATAGGTCCGGTACTTGCAGCGCAATTCGGATATCTTCCGGGTTTTTTGTGGATATTGATAGGAGCGTCACTTGGCGGCGCTGTTCATGACACGGTTATTCTTGCAGCATCGGTAAGGAGAAACGGCAAGTCACTGGCACAGATAGCCGGCGATGAGGTTGGCCCGCTTACCGGGATTACAGCAGCAATAGCAATCTTATTTATTATCATCGTTGCACTGGCAGGGCTGGGTCTTGCTGTTATCAATGCCCTCTCCCACAGCGCCTGGGGCGCATTTACCATAGCTGCAACAATACCTATAGCGCTGTTTATGGGACTGTATCTCTACAAAATCAGGTATGGAAGGATAGCAGAAGTCAGTATTATTGGTGTTATTCTTTTGGTGTTGGCTGTCTTTTTTGGCAGTTATATCCCTGGATCTGGTCTTGAGCCATATTTTAATCTGGACAAAAAACTCCTTGTCTTTCTGATGGCTCTTTATGGTTTTATTGCATCGGTTCTTCCCGTCTGGATGCTTCTCTGCCCCAGAGATTATCTTTCTACCTATATGAAAATAGGGACGGTTATACTCCTTGCGCTTGGTGTACTATTCCTGGCGCCTAATATCCATATGCCCGCCGTTACAAAATTTGTTCATGGTGGTGGTCCAGTAATACCGGGAACGCTATTCCCATTTATGTTCATAACTATTGCATGTGGGGCACTCTCTGGTTTCCATTCTCTTGTTGCGTCAGGTACTACTCCAAAAATGATTGAAAATGAGTCTGAGATAAAGATGATAGGTTTTGGCGCTATGCTTGTGGAAGGATTTATCTCGGTGATTGCTATTATTGCCGCAACGATATTGATGCCGGGAGATTATTTTGCGATTAATACTCATCTATCATTTGATGAATTGGCACGGCTGGGTTTTCCCATAAATCATATTATTGAACTTTCCGAAGACGTAGGTACCAATATTGCCGGAAGACCGGGAGGCGCAGTTTCTCTTGCAGTCGGTATGGCTTCAATATTTTCAAGCCTTCCAGGTATGAAAACCCTTATGCCGTATTGGTATAACTTTGCGCTCATGTTCGAGGCCCTTTTTATTCTTACAACCGTTGATACAGGAACCAGGGTAGCCAGGTTTATTGTCCAGGAACTGGGTAGTCATGCGTACCGTCCTCTGGGAAGAACAAACTGGATTCCCGGAACAATACTCTCAAGCTTTCTTGTAGTAGGATCATGGGGTTATCTCATCTATTCAGGGAATATATCAACCATTTGGCCGATGTTTGGCGTTGCAAATCAACTCCTTGCGGCGATTGCCTTCTGTGTGGGTACAACGATCATAATAAAGATGAATAAACTCAAATATGCCTGGACAACATTTCTGCCTATGGTATTTATGTTTGTTACCACCTTTACGGCATCTTACAAACTCTTTTTTGATTTTATTGAAAAATCAGCCTCATCGGCAATACGATCTGAAGCACTTACCTTTCGGTTTGATGCCATCCTCATTGCCGTCATGGTAACCCTTGCCATAATTACCCTCTTTGATTCGATTCATAAGTGGTATGGTTATCTATCAGGAAAAAGAAAGATGATAACAACTGAGGTTATTGAATGGATTCACCATGCAGAAACATCTTAACAGTACATGTGCCATATCATATTCTCATATGTCTCACCTTTGTGACATGTCACACGTTCACCACACCGCATTCTTATAAACCTATTGCTGTATAGCGTTTTTACCTTATAAAGAAATAATATGGAAAATTTGCTATTCATGCTATATTCAGGTATAGCCGTCCTTTCAATGCATTATTAAAAGTATTTATGATGTAACATCTTACCCCTTTAAGACCGCAATAAACGATACCGAATTTTTCTATTCTTCTGTAGTATCAAGAATTCAGGAATCTCCTATTAGCGCAATTAAATTTTGTTATTTTTCTACTCCTTCTTTACTTTGGTACATTTTTTTCTCATGTGTTTTCATAAAACGTTCATAAAAGGGATACTATGGTCTGTCCGGAGGTATTCTTTTATAAATTAATTTTACAATAAGCAAGGTCGGGAGGAAGTAAAAAGATATGAATCATAAAAAATTATTAGCAAGGTTAGCAAGCGCATATTTCATCGTAATTCTTATAAGCCTTTTCTGTAGTAATATCAATACCTCTCAGGCAGCATGGGTTAAAGGCGCTGTGGATGCTCCGAAATGGTTTTCTGAGTTTCAAAGACATTCTTCTCGGGCAATTGCAATTGACTCCTATAAACGACCTCATGTTGTTTATGGAGGGGATCACCTTTACTATGCATACCATAACGGTAATACCTGGATTTATCAGACAGTAGATGTATCACCGGGGGTAGGGCAGTATGCCTCCATAGCAATTGACGCGTCAGGCAAAGTACATATAAGCTATTACGATGCAACGTATGGTAACCTTAAATATGCTACCAATAAATCCGGCCCCTGGATAAAAACTACTGTAGACAGTACCGGCGACGTGGGGAGCCATACCTCAATAACGGTTGATTCATTAAATAAGGTGCATATCAGTTATCTTTATTTTGATTCTACTGCGGAAGAAACTAAGCTTAAATATGCCACCAATAAATCTGGCTCCTGGATAAAGACCATCCTTGGTAGCGGGGGTTGGGATAATTCCATAGCAGTTGATAAATCAGGCAAGGTACATATATGCTATCAAGAGGCTAGTGATATCCTGGAGACCAATCTTCTCAATTATGTTACCAATACATCAGGTTCATGGGAAATCGTAGCTATAGGCAACTTTGGTATGTTCTCTTCAATAGCAATTGATACGGCGGGTAAGATACATATCAGTTATTATAATGAATCTCATGGCGATCTTAGATATGCTACCAATAAATCCGGTGTATGGGCAACAGAGATCATAGATAATAGCGGGATAAGTGTAGGTATGTTTACCTCCTTAGCACTCGATACGTCCGGCAAGGCGCATATCAGCTATTACGATGGTTATCCTAATTCTAACCTTAAGTATGCTACCAATAAGTCAGGCTCATGGATAAAAACTACTATGGATAGCTACGGGGATGTTGGTTGGTTTACCTCGTTAACGCTTGATACATCAGGTAAGGCTTATATTAGCTATTACGATGATTCCAAAGGTTACTTTAAATATGCTACCAATAAGTCAGGCTCATGGGTAAAAACTATTATGGATAAGAATGGGATTGTAGGTGAATATACCTCCTTAGCGATTGACACAGCAGGCAAGATGCATATCAGTTATTATGATTGTTTTAAACGTGACCTTACCTATGCCACCAATAAATCCGGCTCATGGGTGAAAACTATCGTCGACAGTTACGGAGATGTAGGCCGGTACAACTCCATAGCGCTTGATACTGCAGGTAAAGTACACATCAGCTATTGTGATAATTCTAAAAACGACATTAAATATGCTACGAATACATCTGGCTCATGGGTAAAAACCGTTGTGGATAATACGGATGTAGGTCCATATACCTCTCTAGCAGTTGACTCATTCAGTAAGGTTCATATTAGCTACTATGATTTTAATAACGACAGTCTTAAATATGCTACCAATAAATCCGGTGCATGGGTAAAGAAAACTCTGGAGCATGGAGGAATATGGTCATCTATAGCCGTTGATACTTCAGATAAAATACACATCAGCCATTATTATTCCGGTCTTACATATACGACCAACAGATCTGGCACATGGGCAAGCACCCTTGTGGAGGGTATTACGCTTATGGGTTTCTCTACCTCTATGGCAATTGATACCTATGGTAAGACGCATATCAGTTATACCAATGGCGATCTCAAGTATGCTACCAATAAATCCGGTGCATGGGTAAAAACAACCGTTGACAGTGCTGCAGATTCAGTAGGTGATTATAACTCAATAGCAGTAGATACATCCGGCAAGGCACACATTAGTTATTATGATGAGAGTACTGATAATCTTAAATACGCTACGAATAAATATGGCAATTGGTCTAAAGCAATCGTGGACTCACATGGGTCTTTAGGATTATATACCTCCATAGCGCTGAATGCGTCAAATAAGGTATACATCAGCTACTACGATTTGAGTAATGGCGATCTCAGGTATGTTACCGATGCCTCTTCCTTATCTCCATCAGACTTGTATGTAAAAGAGACCGAAGATAGTGCAGGTGCGGAGGTTCCCGATGAGGATACTATCTCCGATACGACATCAGGTATTATGCAAGTCGGCTATCATGGGAATGTTGGCGATAAATCTAACTCCACCACCACGTATTCAATTTCCGGATATATCCTGGATGAAAACGGATTTCCAATAGAAGGTGTAAAACTGAATCTTGGAATAAGAGGACATATCGATACTACAAAATCAAATATGAATGGGTTCTTTGAGTTTAAAAATTTACGGAAAGGTATTTATCGCATTACAGCGGAAGAAAACAGTTATAAAAAATACACACGGGAGATAAAACTTCTCAGAAAAGAAGAAAAAAGTATGGTCATCAAATTGATTAAGAAAAATAAAGAGAAGTATGATATAGCTTTACAGTATTGATAATATGGATAGAGAAAGGAAAAGGACAACCACCCTCCCATCAAGAGACTGTGTCGTAATTATCAAAATTTTTTATAAAAAAGCGGACTCTCGGAGAGATAAAGAATGCGGGATGTGATAGAATATACCCCTAAAAAGGAGGTGGAATAATGGCATATCGATATGGGAATCGTTATCAAATAGCATTATTACCCAAAAGCATCGAGGACTATGTTGGTCCCGATGACCCGGTAAGGGTATATGATGCGTTTGTTGATGCACTGGATTTGAAAGAACTTGGTATGGAGATGAATCCTCATAAAGTTGGTAACACA
The genomic region above belongs to Candidatus Jettenia caeni and contains:
- a CDS encoding carbon starvation protein, whose protein sequence is MKISTIILTVTAIIGAFALGVVTQVLWPSEKVNALWLIIAAACFFIISYRLYGAFLAAKVLSLDDRRIPPSKRLRDGRDYHPTHKWVLFGHHFAAIAGAGPLIGPVLAAQFGYLPGFLWILIGASLGGAVHDTVILAASVRRNGKSLAQIAGDEVGPLTGITAAIAILFIIIVALAGLGLAVINALSHSAWGAFTIAATIPIALFMGLYLYKIRYGRIAEVSIIGVILLVLAVFFGSYIPGSGLEPYFNLDKKLLVFLMALYGFIASVLPVWMLLCPRDYLSTYMKIGTVILLALGVLFLAPNIHMPAVTKFVHGGGPVIPGTLFPFMFITIACGALSGFHSLVASGTTPKMIENESEIKMIGFGAMLVEGFISVIAIIAATILMPGDYFAINTHLSFDELARLGFPINHIIELSEDVGTNIAGRPGGAVSLAVGMASIFSSLPGMKTLMPYWYNFALMFEALFILTTVDTGTRVARFIVQELGSHAYRPLGRTNWIPGTILSSFLVVGSWGYLIYSGNISTIWPMFGVANQLLAAIAFCVGTTIIIKMNKLKYAWTTFLPMVFMFVTTFTASYKLFFDFIEKSASSAIRSEALTFRFDAILIAVMVTLAIITLFDSIHKWYGYLSGKRKMITTEVIEWIHHAETS